A stretch of Macadamia integrifolia cultivar HAES 741 chromosome 7, SCU_Mint_v3, whole genome shotgun sequence DNA encodes these proteins:
- the LOC122085001 gene encoding transmembrane protein 87A-like isoform X1 → MAMGFANLRSAISIQSVIAVVVIFAAIRAVEASIHVYDAEIFKEVGNAYLLSGGSEGIVASRVALPDSDERHFRFEDGLSYIRFENITFWRSKEAAEKHSSMEHSTGLVQAIIFEAADRDNIGGSAYGGQRSICCTPDLAKLEGCKQGEVIRRPSAGDLDWPIVLNTQFNADYLFTQMDSKEIYIKKSGMYNLFFISCDPSLKGMVMSGKTLWKNPDGYLPGRMSPLMKFYQLMSVAYLILSIIWISQYVRFWKDVLQLQNYISTVIVLGLFEMTLWYFEYLNFNNIGIRPIGITTWVVTIGAIRKTFSRILILSVSMGYGVVRPTLGGLTSKVLLLGVTYFLATELLDITEYVGTINDISGRARHLLVLPSAFLDAFLILWIFTSLSKTLEQLQAKRSAAKLDIYRKFSNALAVAVIASVAWIGYEVFFKATDPFSERWQSAWIITAFWDVLAFALLSVICYLWGPSQSSQRRYAYSEEVGEEFGDEESQSLTRGTAEGDLSLVKQGKKERTFEDDDDDDLEDGTEEDKRE, encoded by the exons ATGGCCATGGGTTTTGCAAATCTTAGATCTGCAATATCTATTCAGTCGGTTATAGCTGTTGTTGTAATTTTCGCGGCAATTAGGGCTGTCGAAGCTTCGATCCATGTCTACGATGCTGAAATCTTCAAGGAAGTCGGAAACGCTTATCTTCTCTCTGGTGGTAGTGAAGGAATTGTAGCTTCTCGTGTTGCTCTTCCTGATTCCGATGAGCGGCATTTCAGATTTGAGGATGGCCTTTCTTATATCCG GTTTGAGAACATCACCTTCTGGAGGAGTAAGGAAGCTGCTGAGAAGCATTCAAGTATGGAACATAGCACAGGCCTGGTTCAGGCTATTATTTTTGAGGCAGCTGATCGGGATAATATCGGTGGTTCTGCTTATGGTGGACAAAGGTCAATATGTTGCACCCCTGATCTGGCAAAACTTGAAGGCTGTAAGCAAGGTGAAGTTATTAGGAGACCTTCTGCTGGAGATCTTGACTGGCCTATTGTCTTAAATACACAGTTCAATGCGGATTATTTGTTCACACAGATGGATTCTAAAGAGATTTACATTAAAAAGAGTGGAATGTATAACTTGTTCTTTATATCCTGTGACCCAAGTCTCAAGGGGATGGTAATGAGTGGGAAGACACTTTGGAAGAATCCTGATGGTTATTTACCTGGGAGGATGTCACCGCTAATGAAATTCTATCAACTCATGTCAGTTGCATATTTAATACTCAGCATAATATGGATTTCTCAGTATGTGAGATTTTGGAAGGATGTATTGCAGCTTCAGAACTACATCAGCACtgttattgttcttggtttgtTTGAAATGACTCTTTGGtattttgagtatttaaattttaacAATATTGGAATTAGGCCAATTGGGATTACAACTTGGGTTGTTACAATTGGAGCCATAAGGAAAACATTTTCACGCATTCTTATACTCTCTGTTTCTATGGGATATGGTGTTGTAAGACCTACTCTTGGAGGTCTGACCTCGAAGGTTCTTCTTCTCGGAGTGACCTATTTCTTGGCAACAGAGTTACTAGATATCACGGAGTATGTGGGAACTATCAATGACATATCAGGGAGAGCAAGACACCTCCTGGTTCTTCCCAGTGCATTCCTGGATGCTTTTTTAATCTTATGgattttcacttctctttcaAAGACATTGGAGCAACTACAG GCAAAAAGAAGTGCTGCTAAGCTGGATATTTATAGAAAATTCTCAAATGCATTAGCAGTAGCTGTGATTGCTTCTGTTGCTTGGATCGGTTATGAG GTTTTCTTCAAAGCAACAGATCCCTTCAGTGAGCGGTGGCAGAGTGCTTGGATAATCACTGCTTTCTGGGATGTTCTTGCATTTGCCTTACTCTCTGTTATCTGCTATCTTTGGGGACCATCTCAGAGCTCTCAAAG AAGGTACGCATACTCGGAGGAAGTAGGAGAAGAGTTTGGCGATGAAGAATCTCAATCTCTAACCAGAGGAACAGCAGAAGGTGATCTTAGTTTAGTCAAGcaagggaaaaaagagagaacttttgaagatgatgatgacgacgatctGGAAGATGGCACAGAAGAAGACAAAAGGGAATGA
- the LOC122085001 gene encoding transmembrane protein 87A-like isoform X2, producing the protein MAMGFANLRSAISIQSVIAVVVIFAAIRAVEASIHVYDAEIFKEVGNAYLLSGGSEGIVASRVALPDSDERHFRFEDGLSYIRFENITFWRSKEAAEKHSSMEHSTGLVQAIIFEAADRDNIGGSAYGGQRSICCTPDLAKLEGCKQGEVIRRPSAGDLDWPIVLNTQFNADYLFTQMDSKEIYIKKSGMYNLFFISCDPSLKGMVMSGKTLWKNPDGYLPGRMSPLMKFYQLMSVAYLILSIIWISQYVRFWKDVLQLQNYISTVIVLGLFEMTLWYFEYLNFNNIGIRPIGITTWVVTIGAIRKTFSRILILSVSMGYGVVRPTLGGLTSKVLLLGVTYFLATELLDITEYVGTINDISGRARHLLVLPSAFLDAFLILWIFTSLSKTLEQLQAKRSAAKLDIYRKFSNALAVAVIASVAWIGYEVFFKATDPFSERWQSAWIITAFWDVLAFALLSVICYLWGPSQSSQRYAYSEEVGEEFGDEESQSLTRGTAEGDLSLVKQGKKERTFEDDDDDDLEDGTEEDKRE; encoded by the exons ATGGCCATGGGTTTTGCAAATCTTAGATCTGCAATATCTATTCAGTCGGTTATAGCTGTTGTTGTAATTTTCGCGGCAATTAGGGCTGTCGAAGCTTCGATCCATGTCTACGATGCTGAAATCTTCAAGGAAGTCGGAAACGCTTATCTTCTCTCTGGTGGTAGTGAAGGAATTGTAGCTTCTCGTGTTGCTCTTCCTGATTCCGATGAGCGGCATTTCAGATTTGAGGATGGCCTTTCTTATATCCG GTTTGAGAACATCACCTTCTGGAGGAGTAAGGAAGCTGCTGAGAAGCATTCAAGTATGGAACATAGCACAGGCCTGGTTCAGGCTATTATTTTTGAGGCAGCTGATCGGGATAATATCGGTGGTTCTGCTTATGGTGGACAAAGGTCAATATGTTGCACCCCTGATCTGGCAAAACTTGAAGGCTGTAAGCAAGGTGAAGTTATTAGGAGACCTTCTGCTGGAGATCTTGACTGGCCTATTGTCTTAAATACACAGTTCAATGCGGATTATTTGTTCACACAGATGGATTCTAAAGAGATTTACATTAAAAAGAGTGGAATGTATAACTTGTTCTTTATATCCTGTGACCCAAGTCTCAAGGGGATGGTAATGAGTGGGAAGACACTTTGGAAGAATCCTGATGGTTATTTACCTGGGAGGATGTCACCGCTAATGAAATTCTATCAACTCATGTCAGTTGCATATTTAATACTCAGCATAATATGGATTTCTCAGTATGTGAGATTTTGGAAGGATGTATTGCAGCTTCAGAACTACATCAGCACtgttattgttcttggtttgtTTGAAATGACTCTTTGGtattttgagtatttaaattttaacAATATTGGAATTAGGCCAATTGGGATTACAACTTGGGTTGTTACAATTGGAGCCATAAGGAAAACATTTTCACGCATTCTTATACTCTCTGTTTCTATGGGATATGGTGTTGTAAGACCTACTCTTGGAGGTCTGACCTCGAAGGTTCTTCTTCTCGGAGTGACCTATTTCTTGGCAACAGAGTTACTAGATATCACGGAGTATGTGGGAACTATCAATGACATATCAGGGAGAGCAAGACACCTCCTGGTTCTTCCCAGTGCATTCCTGGATGCTTTTTTAATCTTATGgattttcacttctctttcaAAGACATTGGAGCAACTACAG GCAAAAAGAAGTGCTGCTAAGCTGGATATTTATAGAAAATTCTCAAATGCATTAGCAGTAGCTGTGATTGCTTCTGTTGCTTGGATCGGTTATGAG GTTTTCTTCAAAGCAACAGATCCCTTCAGTGAGCGGTGGCAGAGTGCTTGGATAATCACTGCTTTCTGGGATGTTCTTGCATTTGCCTTACTCTCTGTTATCTGCTATCTTTGGGGACCATCTCAGAGCTCTCAAAG GTACGCATACTCGGAGGAAGTAGGAGAAGAGTTTGGCGATGAAGAATCTCAATCTCTAACCAGAGGAACAGCAGAAGGTGATCTTAGTTTAGTCAAGcaagggaaaaaagagagaacttttgaagatgatgatgacgacgatctGGAAGATGGCACAGAAGAAGACAAAAGGGAATGA